One Bacilli bacterium genomic window, ATCGCCATTACCGCCATGCAATTGGGCAGTCTCGCGCCAATCATAGGCGCGCCCGTATTCGCCATTTTGATCGGTATTATTTTTCGCTTGTGTGTCGGTTTGCATGAAAACATGCAATCCGGCGTTTCGTTTTCCGCCAAAAAAGTTTTGCAGTTCGGCATCATTTTGCTCGGTGCGGGCCTGAACCTGCAAACATTGTTCACGGTCGGCAAGCAATCTTTCGCCGTCATGATCGGATCGCTTGCGGTTGCGCTGATTGGCGGATACGCCATCGGTGCGTTGCTTGGGCTCCCCTTACGGCTGGTCAGCCTAATCTCGGTAGGCACCGGCATTTGCGGCGCGTCAGCGATTACCTCTTTGTCACCGATCATTGACGCAAAGGAAAGCGAAATCGCTTATTCCATTTCCACGATTTTTTTCTTTAATGTGATTGCTGTTTTTCTGTTTCCGTTTTTTGGACATGCGTTTGCTTTTTCCGATCACGCTTTCGGATTGTGGGCGGGAACGGCCATCAACGACACGTCTTCGGTTGTCGCCGCCGGATACGCTTACTCCGCCGCTGCCGGCGCATATGCGACCGTGGTCAAACTGACGCGTTCGCTGATGATCATCCCTGTCTGCCTAATGTTTTTGCTCATAAAATCAATTGTTTCCAGGCAAAAGGCGCGGCGCAACAATTCCGTGAAATTGCCGCTTTTTATCATCGGTTTTGTCGGCATGTCGGCGTTCAGTACGATCGGCTGGTTCGGAGAGAGCGGCGGACAAGCGGTGAGCTATGCCGGGCAATTTTTCATTGTGATCGCGCTTGCCGCCGTCGGATTGTCCGCCGATCTGCGCGGTCTGATGCGCACAGGTTGGCGGCCGATCCTGCTGGGACTGATTGTCTGGGTATTGGTCGCCTGCTCCAGTTTGCTTTTGCAACAGCTGACCGGCAATTTATAAGCCCGCGTTACCAGGCAAGTTCGATATGATGGACTTTCCCGTCGTCATTGAGATCGACATATGACGTTTGCAGTCGTTCCTGATAGGAAAAAGAGATTTTGCGGCCGTCGATGCTCATGGTTCGCTCCGCATGTTTATTTCCGGTTGCGCTGGCAACCTTGATGTGATATTGCGTGTTGCCGAAACGGTAAACCGCCGCATAACCCGGCCACTCGCGCGGCAGACACGGATCGAGATACAACCGCTTGCCGCGGCGGCGAATGCCCAGTATCCACTCCACCCCCGCCTGATACATCCATCCCGCGGAGCCGGTATACCACGTCCAGCCGGCATGCCCGGGATGCGGCTCGGCCGTGTAAACATCCGCAGCCATGACATACGGCTCCCCCGCATAGATGCGCACATCTTTTTCGGTTTGCGTATGCATGATCGGATTTAACAGGTGGAACAACGCATAAGCCTTGTCTCCTTCGCCCAGCATGCACCAGGCGATTATCCCCCATATGGCGCCGTGCGTATATTGCGCGCCGTTTTCGCGGATTCCCGGAGGGTAGCCCTGAATGTAGCCGGGGCTGGGATCCGATTGGTTAAACGGCGGCGTCAGCAGCCGAATAAGAGACAAATCTTCGTCGACCAATTCGCGCTCGAACGATTCCATCGCTTGCCTTGCCCGCTCATCAGGAGCGGCCGCGGAAATGACCGACCAGCTTTGTGCAATCGCGTCGATGCGGCACTCATCATCGCGGATCGAACCAAGCCACTTGCCGGA contains:
- a CDS encoding putative sulfate exporter family transporter, with translation MRQFCSTRFPGFLVALIIAITAMQLGSLAPIIGAPVFAILIGIIFRLCVGLHENMQSGVSFSAKKVLQFGIILLGAGLNLQTLFTVGKQSFAVMIGSLAVALIGGYAIGALLGLPLRLVSLISVGTGICGASAITSLSPIIDAKESEIAYSISTIFFFNVIAVFLFPFFGHAFAFSDHAFGLWAGTAINDTSSVVAAGYAYSAAAGAYATVVKLTRSLMIIPVCLMFLLIKSIVSRQKARRNNSVKLPLFIIGFVGMSAFSTIGWFGESGGQAVSYAGQFFIVIALAAVGLSADLRGLMRTGWRPILLGLIVWVLVACSSLLLQQLTGNL